The proteins below are encoded in one region of Coffea arabica cultivar ET-39 chromosome 4c, Coffea Arabica ET-39 HiFi, whole genome shotgun sequence:
- the LOC113739160 gene encoding uncharacterized protein yields the protein MENKVFLRVKPMKGGVVAKKGKKLKPRYIGPFEILRRIGKVAYQFDLLASMSKIHNVFHVSILKKYHLDPTHVIQLEDIEVDEPLSYEEYPMKIPDREVKDLRNKKIPLVKIFWRNHEVEEANWEAEEEMQKKYPELFV from the coding sequence ATGGAGAATAAGGTCTTCTTAAGAGTTAAACCTATGAAAGGAGGAGTTGTAGCaaagaaagggaagaaattAAAACCAAGGTATATTGGACCTTTTGAAATTCTCCGACGAATTGGAAAAGTGGCATATCAGTTCGATTTGCTTGCTAGCATGTCTAAGATCCATAATGTTTTCCACGTTTCTATACTCAAGAAGTATCATCTAGATCCAACTCATGTGATACAGTTGGAAGATATTGAAGTAGATGAGCCACTTTCATATGAAGAATATCCTATGAAGATTCCTGATCGAGAGGTAAAGGACTTGAGAAACAAGAAAATTCCTTTGGTTAAGATCTTTTGGAGAAATCATGAAGTTGAGGAAGCGAATTGGGAGGCAGAAGAGGAGATGCAGAAAAAGTATCCTGAATTGTTTGTTTAG